A stretch of the Neodiprion lecontei isolate iyNeoLeco1 chromosome 4, iyNeoLeco1.1, whole genome shotgun sequence genome encodes the following:
- the LOC107226730 gene encoding transmembrane protein 177 translates to MNVKFKVVRKINHLAWFATESGRKFSKGCVITFGLGTFAANYLPHSLFLDTYKEVFQMYRKSRPVRVTAKIKKQFNAVLDDLEVPDHIRGLIKPFIVNGFDLIHAGSPNLRSGAIVGVPLSFDYEELKDIDDSTLVLQDKPVDWKSVEGQNLLSSLLLSEEAKKFAIAQKVLRCQSHEIWVNCILPMLCTAFAYAIAQRANVMLDSLYRPPIVRICLYSFVGMFSIATWGALKDFSTIQYDNECDEELCKLGKDYIKGGQEYYCKILERNVALRSLLGDYGAKLYSVSGNQRFFLRQKGMPLVYRKLYFDEQMENLR, encoded by the exons ATGAACGTAAAGTTCAAAGTGGTTAGAAAAATCAACCACTTGGCTTGGTTTGCCACGGAAAGTGGTCGAAAGTTCAGTAAAGGATGCGTTATTACCTTCGGCCTTGGCACATTTGCCGCGAACTATCTACCACATAGTCTGTTCTTGGATACGTACAAAGAAGTCTTTCAGATGTACAG GAAATCTCGTCCGGTACGGGTaactgcaaaaataaaaaaacagttCAATGCCGTCTTGGACGACCTTGAAGTCCCCGACCACATCCGGGGACTCATAAAGCCGTTCATAGTTAATGGATTTGACTTGATTCACGCTGGATCACCGAATCTGCGCTCAGGAGCTATCGTCGGCGTGCCATTAAGCTTTGACTATGAGGAACTAAAAGATATTGACGACTCGACGTTGGTACTCCAAGACAAACCTGTCGACTGGAAATCTGTAGAGGgtcaaaatttactttcatcTCTGCTGCTGTCGGAAGAAGCAAAGAAATTTGCTATTGCACAGAAAGTTTTAAGGTGTCAATCACACGAAATCTGGGTGAATTGCATTCTACCAATGTTGTGTACTGCATTTGCTTATGCGATCGCGCAGAGGGCCAACGTCATGCTAGACAGTCTTTATCGTCCTCCAATTGTCAGGATTTGCTTGTACTCTTTTGTCGGTATGTTTAGCATCGCTACCTGGGGAGCCTTGAAGGATTTTTCCACCATTCAATATGATAATGAATGCGACGAGGAATTATGTAAATTAGGTAAGGATTACATAAAAGGTGGTCAagaatattattgtaaaattttagaGCGCAATGTTGCACTGAGAAGCTTATTGGGCGATTATGGCGCTAAATTGTATTCAGTCAGCGGTAACCAACGATTCTTTTTGAGACAAAAAGGTATGCCGCTTGTTTATAGAAAGCTATATTTTGATGAACAGATGGAAAATCTTAGATAA